The following DNA comes from Fibrobacter sp..
CTACTATGTCCGAATCCATGCAACGTAAAATCCAGCAGGCCCTGGCGCCCTTCTGGCAGCAACGTTTTATCAGCTTGCACGATTCGGAGGCTCCGCTGGTCAAGAACCTGCTTTTGAACAAGAAGTTCTTTTTGCAGACGGACCGCTATATCGACGACGTGCCGTTTCCGGAAACGGATCCCGCGAAGCTTGACGAGGCCATGGTCATCGCAGACTTGCCGATGGACATTCTGGAGAGAAAGCTCCTGAGCCTGTCTAACGGGGAACTCCGCCGGGTGTTGCTGGCCCGCATGTGGATGGAAAAACCGGAGTGGGTTTATTTCAATGACCTGTTCGGCGGTCTGGACCCGGAGTACCGCGTGCACTTGGCTGGCTGTGTGGCCGGTCTTGCCAAGCGGCAAAACTTGAATGTGGTGGTACGTCTTGCCCGTGAAGACGAACTGATTCCGGAGATTCCCGCTTTTGTATTCGAGAACAAGGTGTTCAAGGAATACGCCGGTTCGTTGCCCGATGTGGCGGTCCAGCCGAAATTCCGCAAGGCTGAACTGACGGACTACGAGGTTGTGAACCTGAAGTGTAGGCTTGGAGATCCCCGCCTGCGCGGGGATGACAATAAAGGGGAAGTCCTTTTCGATCTAAGAAATGTCAACGTCCGTTTTGGCGAAACGACGGTTATCAGAAATTTGAACTGGCAGGTCCGCAAGGGCGAACACTGGGTGGTCATGGGGGAGAACGGCGCAGGCAAGAGTACGTTGCTCGGGCTCTTGACGGCGGACCACCCCCAGATTTATGGAAACGACATTACACTCCTGGGCGAACGTCCGGGGCATGGTCTGAACATCTGGGACCACAAGGCGAAACTGGGATTCTTCTCTCCGGAACTGGCGCTCCAGTACCGCGAAGACCTGAGCCTCTTGGAGGTGCTCTGCACGGGATTTACGCCGAACCTCTGCAAGGCGGACAATACCACCTGGGAAGAACGGGCCAAGGCGAAGGAATGGCTTACCTACCTGGGTTTTGAAGACCCCGAAGAAAATGTCCGCAAGCTTTCACCCATAGACAAGCGGGTGATTCTTATGGCCCGTGCCGCTATCCGCCCGCCCCAGGTACTTTTGCTGGACGAACCCTCCCAGGGGCTGGAGAAGGGCTATCGGGATAAGTTTTTCCACTTGCTGGACCTGCTCTCTAAAGAAACGACTATTATTCTGGTGAGCCACTACGAAGAGGAATGGCCGCCTTGTATGACCCACCTTCTTCGAATGCCGCGATATTCATAAATGAGAAAATCAAAATGAAAAAATGTGTAATGTGAAATGACGAATGTGTAATTCCACATCACACACTCCACATTTCACATTTCACATCTCACATTGCTTATGCTTCTTTCTGAACAAAACATCTTAAGCGCCCTCCGGGCTGTCCAGGATCCCGATCTGCACAAGAACATCGTGGAGCTGAACTTTGTACAGAATCTGAAAATCGAAGGGACCAAGGTTACTTTTGACCTGGTGCTCACGACTCCGGCATGCCCCATCCGCGACCGGTTCAAGGACCAGTGCATTTCCATTGTGAAGGGGCTGGGTGCGTCTGAGGTGGAGGTGACCCTTACCTCCAATGCCGGCCGCGTAGGCGATGCTCCCGAACAGCCCCAGGTTTCTTTCCTTGGCGAAGTTTCCCACATCGTTGGGGTGGCCTCTGGCAAGGGCGGGGTAGGCAAGTCCACGGTGACGGCGAACCTCGCCATGGCGCTAAGCCTGTCCGGTGCCCGTGTGGGAATTCTGGACGCAGATATTTACGGCCCCAGTATGGGCCTCATGTTCGGTATCGACAGGGACCCCCAGGTTTTCGAAGACAATACCATCGCCCCGGTAGAAGCCAAGGGCGGCATTTCCATCGTGTCCATGTGCATGTTTGCCGGTTCCGAGAAGGCCACTATCTGGCGAGGCCCTATGGCAAGCCAGATGATCCAGCATTTCTTGAACCGGGTGCGCTGGGGCAAGCTCGACTACCTGCTGGTGGATTTTCCTCCTGGAACGGGGGATATCCAGCTGACGCTGACCCAGAACTGCCCCATGGCAGGTGCCGTAGTGGTGACCACCCCGCAAGAGGTGGCTCTTGCCGACTGTCGCAAGGGGCTTGCCATGTTTGACTCCGTTGGAGTTCCTGTGGTGGGAGTCGTGGAGAACATGAGTTATTTCATCTGCGACGGGTGCGGAAAACACCACAACATTTTCCGCCAAGGCGGCGGTGAACGCATAGCCAAAAATTGGGGTGTGCCGTTAATCGCGAAGATTCCTCTTGAACCTGCGGTCGCCGATTGCGGAGACGAAGGAACACCTGCGGTGCTCCGCTATCCGAATTCAGAATCGGCAAAGGCCTTTTTGCAGGCGGCAGATGCAGTCGTGAGAACACTTTCGGTATTCAAGTCGGTCGGAGATGGCGTACTCAAGAACTTCAACTATGCCTTTGACGAACTTCCGGAGGAGGATGTATGATCCAGCCCAAGAAAGTTTTCAGGACGAAAGATGGAAAGCTTGGCTTTGAGTGGAACGATGGAACACGAGGAGCATGTTCAGCCAGGGAACTTCGTCTCGCTTGCCCCTGTGCCCTGTGCGTAGATGAACATACCGGTGAAAAATTGCTTGACAATTCTGCTGTTCCCGACGATATTAAACTGGAGAGGGTTCAGTCCATTGGTCGCTACGCTGCGGGTTTATCCTTTAGCGACGGTCACCGTTCGGGAATTTACCCCTACGATAAACTGAAGGAATTGACGAAAAACGTGTAAAAAACAATATTTACTCCGAATATTTTGGAAAAATCATGAGCGAGTTTAACGAATCACTTTATTTTCGCGATTTGAATCGTTACCCAACTCTTTCTCAACAAGAGGAAGAGGCTTTGTTGACGATTATCCGGACCGGCGAAACGGAGGAAATTCGTAAATCGGCCCTCCAACGGCTCATTCGGGGTAACCTTCGCTTTGTGGTCTCTGTGGCCCGCAAGTACCAGGGGCGAGGACTGGCTTTGCTGGATTTGATTAACGAAGGCAATATCGGTCTTTACAAGGCAGCCAAGCGTTTTGACATGAACAAGGATGTCAAGTTCATCTCGTATGCTGTCTGGTGGATCCGCCAGTCTATTCAGAAAGCTCTTTTTGAGCAGGTTGGGTCTGTGCGTATCCCGCCCAACAAGCTCGCTTTGGTGAATCGTTTTAAACGAGCCTTGATGCTGAACGGTGGCGATTACGCCAAGACCATGGCCATGGAAGAGTTTGCGCCCAATGAAAAGGACATCATCGAGGTCATGGAAAAGATTGTGGACATCTCCCTGGATGCCCCTATCGGTGATGATGCGGGCAACAGTTCTGGAGCAGATACCGTCAGTACCTTGATGGATGTTCTTGGCAACGACGGTAAGCAAGAAGAGGAAATGGAGCGAGAAGAGCGTCGCAAGATGATTGACGAAACCTTGGCCTCGCTCCCTCGTAGGGAAGAAGAAATCCTGAAGATGTTCTATGGCCTGGATACCACGGAAGACACCACTCTCAAGGATATCGGTGAAGATTTGCGTTTGAGTCGTGAAAGGGTGCGCCAGATTAAGAACAAGACCCTTAGGCGTTTGCAGAAAAGCAAGGAACACAAAGAAAAACTCTCCGACTTCCTGGAGTTGTAATGCCTTTAGCGTCCGAGACATCGCGGAAAGCGGCATACTTATTCCTGATACTTTGCTGTCTGGCCGCTTTAGGCTTGGGCGGTTACCAGCTTTATTTGAATATGGCGCCTGCGAAGGTGGCGGTACCGGAAGTTCCTTTTGGAATCAAGGCCGGTACTGAATTTATGAAAGGCGATTCTCCCGACATGCGTGAGGAACTGGCATCACTCCCTATCCAGACTCAAGGTGAAATCCGCCGGGCGACCGAACTGTTCCGTAGTGGGGCTTATGCCCAGGCAAACGAAATTTTCAATGCAGTGTCGCTGTTGTATCCTGAATCGGTGGTTTCCCTGTGGAATGAAACGAATACTTTGTTTGAAATGGATTCGTTGACTGATTTGGAAAGCAACCGGTTGAATTTACTGGTTGGAAAGTTGCAGGGCAAGTATCCGGAGTCGGGGCTTTCTAAGTATCTGGAAAGCCGCAAGACCTATAAGTCGGGCAACAAGACGGTGGCCCTTGAAATGGCAAAGATTGCCGTGGATCAGGCTCCAACCCTAGTGGAGGCTCGCTTGTGGTTTGCTCGCCTGTTGAAGGAGAACAATCGCTTGCCTCAGGCAATAGAAGAAGCTCGTACGTCTATAAGCCTTTCGGCAGGGAACGAACCTCGCGGCTATGAAATGCTAGCTCGGCTTTTCCACGATCAGGGGAATCTGGACAGTTGTTCGTCGCTGCTGGACTATGGTTTGACTCAGTACCCCTTGGATGCGGAACTTATGCTCTTGCGTGGGTACTTGTGGGAGTATCAGGGCCGTTACGATGAAGCGGAAAAGATTTACCAGCGGATTCTGGCCTTTAGGCCTGATTTCGAGGGGGCTGCACTTGCCCTTTCTACAGTTGGTGAAAAGACTGCTCCTGGAACAGGAGGGGGTAAAATTTCTCCTATGGATCGCTCCCAGCTGGCCTGGGAAATTTTGGAACCCTTGGTGGAAAAATACCCAGAGAATATGCCCCTGCGGGAAGCTCTCGGGCTTGCTTATTTGAAGGGTCGCGACTACGATCGTGCCCGTATGCAGTTCCGAGAAATTCAGAGCAAAGATCCGGAGTATCCGGATATCCAACAGCGCATTCAGGAATGCAACGTGACGCGACCGGCCATGCCTGTGCAGGGGACCGGACTTGCGGCTGACTTGAACCGAGCCGTGGATAGCTTGCGTGAAACAATGGCTCCTGCGACGACGCATGATTTTTCCACAATGCTTGGCCATTACCTTGTTCGTTACGGTGCGTCGCCTGCTGAGTTTTTCAAGAAATACGACATCAAGAATTTTAGACCGGTGAAGAAAAATGTTTGGCAGGAATCCTTCTACGACGCTCCCTACAAGCACACCTATACGGTGGTGTTCGATTCCTTGAATCGTTTTCGTGAGGTTCATGTGGTCGTTTACGATTCTTCCAACACGTCTAATCATTTGGGGCTTGCTCCAGAGGTTTTCACCAGGTTTCTCAAACAGAATTCAAGGATTTCTGGTATCGGAAACAGTACTGGTGAAACGGATTGCGGGGAAGAGCTGGTGATTGATGCTGCGGTCTGGGAAACTCAAGATAATTTTGAAATTCTTGCTCGATTTGTCGGGACGCCTAAAGAAATCCGCATGGTGCGTTTCGACAAGTCCGTTCTCCCGGCTGGCCTCAAACTCTGTGACTACAGCACGTACCTGAAAGAGTTCTGAGTTGTGAGTTCTGAGTTGCGGGTAATGAGACATTAGACTGATAACTAGCCTGTTTTCCTCTTCTTCTCGTCTATTTTTGTATCTTTAGTCCTATGCTACGGTTCCGCTACATAGTGCTTGCATTGCTTGCTCTCTTGCTGGAGGGGTGTACTTGCTGTGCTTACTTGAACCATATGTTTAATGCGGAACGTTTGTATGATGAGGCGGGTGAACTTAGGGAAGCTCGGCTAGACAGCATTCCCGATGAAACTAATTCCAGCCCCGGAGCTGAAGAACGCCAGAAATACGACAAGATTATCGAGAAAGGTTCCAGAGTTTTGGAACGCTTCCCCAACAACAAGAAACGGACGGCCGAGGCGGTTTTCTTGATAGGTGAGTCTTTCCGCCACAAGGGAGAATGGGGAAAGGCCATAGTCAAGTACGATGAGTATGAAAGGTATTTTGCCGATTACGACTCTATGCGGGCGGTGGAATACCAGCGGGCTTACTGTCTCTATCGGAACCATGAATACAATATCAGCCGTTTTGCTCTGGAACCGGTGATTGCAAGTAAGAACCACCCGTACTATTTTCAGGGCTTGAATCTGCTTTCGCTTTTAGACGAACAGTCGGAATTCCCGGACCAGGCCATTGCCGCTCTGGAAGCAGTTCTTGCAGATACGGCAGGAACCCCCTTTATGAGGGGCAAGGCCCATTTCCGTCTGGCCGGTCTTTATTTCAAGAAAGAAGATTGGGCAAAATCCAGGGAACACTATACGGCCAAGGAAATTCAGGAACTGAATGTTCGGGAACGGCAGACGGCCGGTGAGCAGGCGGCGGAGTGCTTAGTAAACCAGAAAGAATACCTGAAGGCCGCCGACGAATACAAGGCTCTTTTCAAGAATCCGGATTACGAGCAGAAACAGCCGGAGTACTTAGTGCGTCTTGGGGAGGTAACCCTGATGGCGGAACGTTACCCCGATGCCTTTATCATCTTGCGGAAGGTGAATTCAGATTATCCCAAGACTCAGTATGCGGCCCGTAGTTACTACAACATGGGTGATTACGAGCAACAGAAAACCTTGAATTATGAGCAGGCCGTTATTTATTACGACAGCAGCTATAGTTCCCTGAATTACTGCGATTGGGCTCAAAAGAGCCGGGCTTTAAGCGAAGCGCTTAAGCGCCTGATTGCCATGCGAAATATGAACGATTCGTTGAGCAAGGATTCTGTTCCTAATGTGGATAATTTCTTCGGGACAGAATTCCAGATAGCGGAGCTTTTCTTGTTTAAGCTTGACCAGGTGGATAGTGCGGTAAATAGGCTGACGGGTATTATCGAGAATTCTACTGATTCTGCGCGGGTGATGCTTGCCACGTATGCTCGGGCATTTATTTACGACGAGTACAAAGGTGACGAAGATACCGCCGAAGAACTCTACAAAGAAATCATTGAAAAATATCCGGGTACGGAATATGCCAAGCAAGCTCAGGCGAACCTAGGGATGCGGGTGACCATCAAGACCCGTGATGACGAAGCCAGGGAACGGTATTTGCAGGCGGAAAGCCTGTGGACGGTGGCGTCGGAAGTGCCGCTGGACCAGATGGAACAGGTGGATTCGGCATACGCTACGGCCTTTGCCGCTTTTGACAGCTTGTACAGGGATTATCCCGACACCGAATCGGGTGTTCAGGCCCTTTACATGAAGTTCGTGTATTTTCAGATGGATCCAGAGCGTGGAGACAGTGTCGGAGTTGTTTTGAATGAATTGCGTTCAAAACACAGGGATACCCCTTGGGGAAAATACGCCGCCAAAGTTCTGGACCATAGGCTTGCCATTACCGACTCCGAAATAGAACGGCTTCGCAGGCGTGTTCAACAGAGCATAGAACACATTGACCAGATGTCTGCCCAGTATCACGAGTCAATTAACAAGAAGCCCGAAGAAAAGAAGGCTGAGGTCAAGAGCAAGGAAGATGAAATCCTTGAGAACACCTACAACAGCATGTATGACTTCGAGTAAGTTGGGTGTGCGGTTACGGCTGTCGCTGTGGGCTTTGTGCGTCGGACTTGCATTTGTTTTGTCGGGTTGTGCGGCTGCCAATGCAAAAATTGCTTCCCGAAAGGGCTATGTTCGTTTTCCCGAAAAGCATTACGCCTCCAAGGAAAAGGCCGAAATAGGCACCAAACTCCAGGGGGAAGCCAGTTATTACGGCCCGGGATTCCATGGAAAAAAGACCGCCAGCGGCGAAATTTTTAACCAGAACGATTACACTTGTGCCCACAAGTCCCTGCCCTTCGGCACAAAACTGAAGGTGGTTCGGGACGATACGGGGGCCTCGGTTGTGGTGCGGGTCAATGACCGCGGACCCTACGTAGATGGGCGAATTTTAGACCTGAGTGTGGCCGCCGGTAAGGATATCGGCCTTGACAAAGTGGGTCACGCCAAGGTCACTGCCACGGTGATTGAATAAAAATACGCAAAATGTCACTTTTTGACATGCTGTAGGTTCTATATTTACCTGCACAGAAAGACACTTTCTTGTTTGTGTGTCTTTCTAAAAAAGAGGTTAATATGAATCGTAAGTATCGTCGTGAAAACAATGCCCGCTCCGTAGAACTTCCTGAAAAATCCCCCTGGGATTCCGGTTTTTCCATATTCCGGCGCCGTATCAATGAACAGCTCCAGCTAGGCGGGGTAGATAGCAGTTTTGTAGATGACGATATGCTTTTGCCCTTTTATCGCGCTGGTGAAAGCGAAATATATGTGCTGGGCGCTCTCGGCTGCCCTGTAGGGGTGTGATGATTACTTACGGTTTACGCGGAACAGCAACTGGAACGAATTCATCGCGTGGTTGTGATGGTAGTAGTTTTCATAGTCCTCTTCGCCTTCCATGTCATCTCCGGAGGCAATGCCGAGGATTTGCCATTTCAGGGCTAGCCCGACGTAGGTCCTTTCCGAAACCTTCCAGTCCTTTCCGATTTCGAGATTCATGGCGAAGGCGAACCAGTCCTTGCTTTGGCTATTGCCGTGAATGTCAAAGTAGTAAGGGTCGTCCAGTAAAATGATTCCCATCAGTAAGTCGGCATTGATGAATGTCCCGCCCATAAAGGAATTTGGCTTGTTGTGCAGCCAGGGGAAGAACGTGATTCCTGCACCACCCATGAGGGTTGTTGTTTCAAAATCGTTTCCAAAGGCGTCGTTGTCGTTTCCGCTTCTCTGGTAATATCCGCCGTTGGGTACGGGCTGCTCCCGAATTCCGTTTTCTAAATCGTATTCGCCACTGGCTATGGAAAAGTCGAAAATTCCATGGACGGCGATAAGTTCCTTGAAGAGAAAGCCTAGCGAAAGTTCACCAGCGATACCCGCCCCGGTACCGTCATACTGGGTGTGTTCGTCGTAATAGCGGTGGTCGTAATAGATGTAGGAGTAATCAAATCCCAGGCCGCCGTTCAGGTAGAAACTGCTCCGCCTTTTGGGGCGTTTTTCCTTTGCAGATTGGTCGGGATTGTCCTGGGCTTGCAGAGCCTCCGCCTGCGCAGGAGTCACCACCTGGATTACATAAACGGTGTCCTGGGCAAAAGCAGTACCACCGGCGAGAAATATCGCCATAGCAAAAAGAATTGTATACCAAATCTTTCTCATGTACCCCCACACTTCCTGGAAAGATAGAACAAAAATCTATTTGGCCTTGTAGCTTACAAAACGAATGTTGTCGCAATAATCCTTGTGGGCGCCAGTAAATTCCAGCCAGGGGTAGTTTGCGGCTTCGTTTTTCAGGATTTCGGCCTGTTCCGACCCGATTTCCAAGAAGATAGGGGCCCCTGCGTTAAGCCGGCCTTCGGTCTGGGATAGCAGCTTGCGCACCAGGTCAAGGCCGTCGGGTCCGCCGTACAGTGCCAGCGCCGGGTCGAACTTGTCCACTTCTGGCTGGAGCTTGCCCTTTTCTCCGTCGGGGATGTAGGGAAGGTTCGCTATCAGGCAGTCTATCTTTGTGGAGGCTTCGCCGAACACATCGCCGGTGGCCTTCTTGATTGCCTCGAGTGTAACGGCGTCCAGCAGGTCGCCCTTGGCAAAGTTGAGCGTGTCGTCTAGTCCGTTGGCCAGTGCGTTTTCACGGGCCAGGGCCAGGGCGTCATCGGAAATGTCGGTGGCAAGAACCTTCGCTCCTTCGATTTCCTTGGCACAGGCGATGGCGATGGCCCCTGTGCCAGTCCCGATTTCCACGACAAAAGGATTCTCGATACCTTTTAGGGCGTCCTTCGCCATATCTACCAGGGATTCAGTCTCCGGGCGGGGAATCAGTGCACGAGGGTCGCACTTGATGACAAACCCGCGGAAGCTGGTATCACCGACAATGTGCTGTAAGGGCTCCCGGTTTCCGCGGCGGGCCACCAGCGGGCGCAAAGTATCAAGTTCCGCAGGGGTCAGGGGCTTCTCGAAATTCAGGTACAGGTCCATGCGGTTCTTCATCTTGAGACCGTGGCTGATAATGTACTGGGCGTCCAGCAACGGATCGGGCACGCCCTTCTTTTCGAAGAAGGCCTTGGTGCGGTTCAAGATTTCAAGCACTGTCATCTGCGGCATAAGATTCTCTTTTCCTCAATCGTCATTCCGGGCTTGACCCGGAATCCAGTTTCCCGTTCTGCAAAAAAGGAGATCCCCGCCTACTGCGGGGATGATATTTACGCGTTAAACTTTCCCAGTTTCTCTTGGGCGTTGGCCATCTGGAGCCCGTTGATGATTTCGTCCAGGTCGCCGGTGATGACCTTGTCCAGGTTATAGAGCGTAAGGCCTATGCGGTGGTCGGTGACGCGGTTCTGCGGGAAGTTGTAGGTGCGGATTTTGGCACTGCGGTCACCGGTACCCACCAGGGCCTTGCGGCTGGCCGCTTCTTCTTGTTCCTTCTTCGCAATCACGGCGTCCAGAATCTTGGAACGGAGCATTTCCATGGCGTGCAAACGGTTCTGCAGCTGGCTGCGTTCCGTCTGGCAGCTCACCACCACGCCGGTGGGAATGTGGGTCAGGCGAACGGCGGAGTCCGTCTTGTTGATGTACTGACCGCCAGCACCCGAAGAGCGGTAGGTATCCATGTGGATGTCCGCTTCGCGAATTTCCACGTCCACTTCTTCGGCTTCGGGGAGAATGGCTACCGTCGCAGCCGATGTGTGAACGCGGCCCTGGGCTTCGGTTTCGGGCACGCGCTGTACGCGGTGCACGCCGCTTTCGAATTTCAAAGTTCCATAGACGCTGTCGCCTTCGATGAACACCCGGATTTCCTTGTAGCCACCCACGGTACCTTCGCTGGCGTCCTGGATGGTCATTTTCCAACCCATGCGGCTGCAGTAGCCCTGGTACATGCGGAACAGGTCGCCTGCAAAGAGGGCCGACTCGTCACCGCCGGTACCGCCACGGATTTCGAGAGTGGCATTGCGGTAATCCCAGGGGTCCTTGGGGACCATCAAAATCTGCAGTTCGTTGGTGACGCCGGGCAGTTTCTTTTCGATGTCCGAAAGTTCGGACTTGGCCATGGCCACCATCTCGGGGTCGGAATCGCCAAGAGCCGCTTTCCATTCTTCTTGGTCGTTCAACATCTGCAGGTATTCCTTGGCCTTTGCTACGGCCTTTTCGATACCCTTGTACTGCTTGTGGATCTTGTTGTAACGGGCCTGGTCGGCTAGAACCTCCGGGTTCCCCAGTTCCGATTCCAGTTCCTCGTACTTTTCAATTAGTTTTTTTGCCTTGTCTTTCATCGGGCACAAATGTAGAAAAAAGGACGGTAAATTCTATATTGTCCTCTATGCAGGTGACCCCAATCGGCACATTCTACGGTGATGCAGTTTATAAGTACGACGCTCCTCGGCAGGGGAGGCTCTTTGCGGGGCATCCGGGCCGTATCGAACTGAAGCCGGGGCAGAACTTTGAGATGGCGCTCCGTGACCTGGACGGCTTTGAACGCATCTGGGTCATATTCCAGTTCCACGAAAATGAAGGCTGGCGCCCGACGACGCGCCCGCCGGTGCCGCCCAAAGGCAAGGACCGCGTAGGTACTTTCGCCAGCCGCAGCCCCTACCGTCCGAACCCCATCGGGCTTTCTTGCGTGCGACTCCTGAAAATTGATGGCCTTACTTTGTATATAGACGAGGCAGATCTGCTGAATGAAACTCCGGTACTGGACATCAAACCCTACATCCCCATGGCGGATGCCTTCCCCGATGCCAAGGCGGGCTGGGTGGAGGAACAGGAGGGGGAACCGTGGACAGTAGAATCGTCTGAAGCCTTTGCCGCACAGGCCCGCTGGATTGCGGAACGCTGCGGTTTTGATTTGGAAAGTTTTGCCCGGGTGCAACTATCTCGCGGGAATTTCTCCAAAGATTTTTTTGACAGCTCGCGCCGTCGCCTGACCATCAATGAAATTGAAAAAAACGGTGTGCTTGCCTACCGCACGTTCCGTATTCATTTCAACTATGACGATGTCGCCAACAAAGTTTTTTTACAACAAATTAGTAGTGGCTATACGGACGAAGAATTGAAAATTGGGGCCGAAGACAAGTATGGGGATAAGCAGGTTCATCGAGAATTTCTATCTGCTAAGATCCAGTCTTTGTGTAAACAAAAAATTACCTGAGCTAAAATTCCTTGAAAAGCGTTCTCTAAACGTTCCCTAATTGCATTTGTTTCTTTTGTTAGAAAAAAATATATTGTATCTTGGTTTGTTTTGCGCATTTTTTATTATTTTTAAGGCAACTAAAAACCAAAGGAGTTCTCTATGAATTTGAAATCCGCTTTCGCCCTGCTCGCCGCCGGAACATTCCTGGTCGCTTGCGGTGCTGACGAAGTCGTCAACGTCAATGACGAAGCCAAGGACAAGGCTACCATCACCCTCAAGGTGATGGACAACCACGATGGTTCTGCTGTCGAAGAAGCAGAAGTGTACTCCATTGTGGACGACAAGACTGTCAAGACTGACGAGTTCGGTCTCTCTACCTGGAAAAAGCAGGTTCTCGGAAATCATGCCTTCCAAATTTCCAAGGAAGGTTATGCCACGATCCTCACTCA
Coding sequences within:
- a CDS encoding ATP-binding cassette domain-containing protein, which produces MEFGRFEALIEKFPQVQIFSTDGADLDRVISHFLNQRKNVSTMSESMQRKIQQALAPFWQQRFISLHDSEAPLVKNLLLNKKFFLQTDRYIDDVPFPETDPAKLDEAMVIADLPMDILERKLLSLSNGELRRVLLARMWMEKPEWVYFNDLFGGLDPEYRVHLAGCVAGLAKRQNLNVVVRLAREDELIPEIPAFVFENKVFKEYAGSLPDVAVQPKFRKAELTDYEVVNLKCRLGDPRLRGDDNKGEVLFDLRNVNVRFGETTVIRNLNWQVRKGEHWVVMGENGAGKSTLLGLLTADHPQIYGNDITLLGERPGHGLNIWDHKAKLGFFSPELALQYREDLSLLEVLCTGFTPNLCKADNTTWEERAKAKEWLTYLGFEDPEENVRKLSPIDKRVILMARAAIRPPQVLLLDEPSQGLEKGYRDKFFHLLDLLSKETTIILVSHYEEEWPPCMTHLLRMPRYS
- a CDS encoding Mrp/NBP35 family ATP-binding protein, coding for MLLSEQNILSALRAVQDPDLHKNIVELNFVQNLKIEGTKVTFDLVLTTPACPIRDRFKDQCISIVKGLGASEVEVTLTSNAGRVGDAPEQPQVSFLGEVSHIVGVASGKGGVGKSTVTANLAMALSLSGARVGILDADIYGPSMGLMFGIDRDPQVFEDNTIAPVEAKGGISIVSMCMFAGSEKATIWRGPMASQMIQHFLNRVRWGKLDYLLVDFPPGTGDIQLTLTQNCPMAGAVVVTTPQEVALADCRKGLAMFDSVGVPVVGVVENMSYFICDGCGKHHNIFRQGGGERIAKNWGVPLIAKIPLEPAVADCGDEGTPAVLRYPNSESAKAFLQAADAVVRTLSVFKSVGDGVLKNFNYAFDELPEEDV
- a CDS encoding DUF971 domain-containing protein, translated to MIQPKKVFRTKDGKLGFEWNDGTRGACSARELRLACPCALCVDEHTGEKLLDNSAVPDDIKLERVQSIGRYAAGLSFSDGHRSGIYPYDKLKELTKNV
- a CDS encoding RNA polymerase sigma factor RpoD/SigA; its protein translation is MSEFNESLYFRDLNRYPTLSQQEEEALLTIIRTGETEEIRKSALQRLIRGNLRFVVSVARKYQGRGLALLDLINEGNIGLYKAAKRFDMNKDVKFISYAVWWIRQSIQKALFEQVGSVRIPPNKLALVNRFKRALMLNGGDYAKTMAMEEFAPNEKDIIEVMEKIVDISLDAPIGDDAGNSSGADTVSTLMDVLGNDGKQEEEMEREERRKMIDETLASLPRREEEILKMFYGLDTTEDTTLKDIGEDLRLSRERVRQIKNKTLRRLQKSKEHKEKLSDFLEL
- a CDS encoding tetratricopeptide repeat protein — encoded protein: MPLASETSRKAAYLFLILCCLAALGLGGYQLYLNMAPAKVAVPEVPFGIKAGTEFMKGDSPDMREELASLPIQTQGEIRRATELFRSGAYAQANEIFNAVSLLYPESVVSLWNETNTLFEMDSLTDLESNRLNLLVGKLQGKYPESGLSKYLESRKTYKSGNKTVALEMAKIAVDQAPTLVEARLWFARLLKENNRLPQAIEEARTSISLSAGNEPRGYEMLARLFHDQGNLDSCSSLLDYGLTQYPLDAELMLLRGYLWEYQGRYDEAEKIYQRILAFRPDFEGAALALSTVGEKTAPGTGGGKISPMDRSQLAWEILEPLVEKYPENMPLREALGLAYLKGRDYDRARMQFREIQSKDPEYPDIQQRIQECNVTRPAMPVQGTGLAADLNRAVDSLRETMAPATTHDFSTMLGHYLVRYGASPAEFFKKYDIKNFRPVKKNVWQESFYDAPYKHTYTVVFDSLNRFREVHVVVYDSSNTSNHLGLAPEVFTRFLKQNSRISGIGNSTGETDCGEELVIDAAVWETQDNFEILARFVGTPKEIRMVRFDKSVLPAGLKLCDYSTYLKEF
- a CDS encoding tetratricopeptide repeat protein; amino-acid sequence: MLRFRYIVLALLALLLEGCTCCAYLNHMFNAERLYDEAGELREARLDSIPDETNSSPGAEERQKYDKIIEKGSRVLERFPNNKKRTAEAVFLIGESFRHKGEWGKAIVKYDEYERYFADYDSMRAVEYQRAYCLYRNHEYNISRFALEPVIASKNHPYYFQGLNLLSLLDEQSEFPDQAIAALEAVLADTAGTPFMRGKAHFRLAGLYFKKEDWAKSREHYTAKEIQELNVRERQTAGEQAAECLVNQKEYLKAADEYKALFKNPDYEQKQPEYLVRLGEVTLMAERYPDAFIILRKVNSDYPKTQYAARSYYNMGDYEQQKTLNYEQAVIYYDSSYSSLNYCDWAQKSRALSEALKRLIAMRNMNDSLSKDSVPNVDNFFGTEFQIAELFLFKLDQVDSAVNRLTGIIENSTDSARVMLATYARAFIYDEYKGDEDTAEELYKEIIEKYPGTEYAKQAQANLGMRVTIKTRDDEARERYLQAESLWTVASEVPLDQMEQVDSAYATAFAAFDSLYRDYPDTESGVQALYMKFVYFQMDPERGDSVGVVLNELRSKHRDTPWGKYAAKVLDHRLAITDSEIERLRRRVQQSIEHIDQMSAQYHESINKKPEEKKAEVKSKEDEILENTYNSMYDFE
- a CDS encoding septal ring lytic transglycosylase RlpA family protein, giving the protein MTSSKLGVRLRLSLWALCVGLAFVLSGCAAANAKIASRKGYVRFPEKHYASKEKAEIGTKLQGEASYYGPGFHGKKTASGEIFNQNDYTCAHKSLPFGTKLKVVRDDTGASVVVRVNDRGPYVDGRILDLSVAAGKDIGLDKVGHAKVTATVIE
- the prmC gene encoding peptide chain release factor N(5)-glutamine methyltransferase codes for the protein MPQMTVLEILNRTKAFFEKKGVPDPLLDAQYIISHGLKMKNRMDLYLNFEKPLTPAELDTLRPLVARRGNREPLQHIVGDTSFRGFVIKCDPRALIPRPETESLVDMAKDALKGIENPFVVEIGTGTGAIAIACAKEIEGAKVLATDISDDALALARENALANGLDDTLNFAKGDLLDAVTLEAIKKATGDVFGEASTKIDCLIANLPYIPDGEKGKLQPEVDKFDPALALYGGPDGLDLVRKLLSQTEGRLNAGAPIFLEIGSEQAEILKNEAANYPWLEFTGAHKDYCDNIRFVSYKAK